The Candidatus Eisenbacteria bacterium genome includes a region encoding these proteins:
- a CDS encoding ABC transporter ATP-binding protein yields the protein MEVLRVDLLKKSYRLPKLRAKKKPALLGLSLEAREGEVLGLVGPNGAGKTTFFRILMGLLRPDEGSGHILGFPLGHPEARRQMGFLPERFFFYPRLTVEEMLNVSARLSGASKKEMRFRTQSAMKRLGLDEVFSVQLGSLSKGWLQRVGLAQALVGEPRLLILDEPMSGLDPLGRAQVREFISELAAEGRTILLSSHILPDVEALAHRVALISKGQILEITSMSQILRESQDDMEIQLLPPEGYRPGKGRMSGRDTDGWERWVLEGLQQGELEMILSDLLKKGASIRSIQPRTNNLESRLLEQMKIQKKRVA from the coding sequence ATGGAAGTGCTTCGAGTGGACCTTCTCAAAAAATCCTACCGCCTACCAAAATTGAGGGCCAAGAAGAAACCAGCGCTCCTGGGGCTCTCCCTTGAAGCCAGGGAGGGGGAGGTCCTGGGTCTCGTAGGGCCCAACGGAGCCGGAAAAACAACATTTTTCCGCATCCTCATGGGTCTCTTGCGTCCCGATGAGGGCTCGGGGCATATCCTTGGATTTCCTCTGGGCCACCCAGAGGCCCGCCGTCAGATGGGATTTCTCCCCGAGCGTTTCTTCTTTTATCCTCGGCTGACGGTTGAGGAGATGCTCAATGTTTCAGCGCGGCTGTCCGGCGCCTCGAAGAAGGAGATGCGGTTCCGGACCCAGAGCGCCATGAAGCGCCTTGGACTGGATGAGGTCTTCTCGGTACAGCTCGGCAGCCTATCGAAGGGCTGGCTTCAGCGGGTCGGATTGGCTCAGGCCCTGGTAGGGGAACCCCGATTGCTCATACTGGATGAGCCGATGAGCGGGCTCGATCCGCTGGGAAGAGCGCAGGTTCGAGAATTCATTTCCGAGTTGGCGGCCGAGGGGAGAACCATCCTTCTGAGCTCACATATTTTGCCGGATGTCGAGGCTCTGGCCCATAGGGTTGCTCTCATTTCAAAAGGTCAAATACTTGAAATAACTTCGATGTCTCAGATTCTGAGGGAATCTCAGGATGACATGGAGATCCAGCTCTTGCCCCCTGAAGGATACCGGCCCGGCAAAGGCCGGATGTCCGGAAGAGATACGGATGGATGGGAAAGGTGGGTCCTTGAAGGATTGCAGCAAGGTGAGTTGGAGATGATCTTGTCGGATCTTCTCAAGAAGGGCGCCTCCATTCGCTCCATTCAGCCGCGAACAAATAATTTGGAAAGTCGTCTGCTGGAACAAATGAAGATCCAGAAGAAGAGGGTTGCTTGA